The window ATGAGTGCCTTATCGTTCTCTCTGAGGAGACCCTCTTCAGCGAAATCATGGAGAATCGAATTCAATAGTCCCACGTCGAGAGACCCAGTGTCGAGATTGGGAACAAAACTGGACGAGAAATAGAATCCTTCGAGAACAGTTCCCAAGAAAGGCAAGGCTGCGAGAACCATGGCCACGATCAACGAGCGAGACACAATGCGCAAAACAAGCGCATCGGGAATCCTGATAACGAGGAAAGTTTCAGTTTCGGGGTTGAGAGCAATTGTTCTTCCATCGTGCaaatgcttcttcttcttcttcttcatcgtGCTAAATTCCATCGATAAGATGAGATCCTTTTGAGAAACACCGAGATCGAGGATTAATGGTAATTGAGTAAAGttggaagagagaaaagaaaacaaacaaagccAGCGATCTAGGGAGGGGAGAATTTCAGCGACTGCAAAACCTGGCTGCGGTATGGTTTCCACCCACAAGAGCGACACGGTTGCTTCGTATTCTGCACCACATGAGCATCAACTGTCTCACCCTTTCAACCTCCATTGTAAGGTTTTTTTGGCAAACCCCGATCGGTGGTGGCGTTCACGTTTCACCCAGTTGTTGTCATCTGAAAATGAAAAGCGCCACCAGAACAAGGAAGAGAAGATAATGAGACAGTGATGTATGAAGATGAAGAAAGTGTGTGTGACTCTGAGAATGAATCGCTGAGCAGAAAGCGGAAGAAAGAAAAGTTAGTACTTTTTTATACAGGGTAGACAGAAACGGGAAACGGGAAACGGAGGAGGGGGGTGTGAGTGTGAGGAGGTGCAGATGAGTTGTGCATTTTTACAAGTCAGTTACTATGTTTAGCACTTCGATAGTATTGATGCCGTGTTACATTAAAACTTCCAACACTGTCGTCGTCAACGTGCTTTGAGTTAAATTTAGGATTCTTTTTCTTGAGCTAACAgcgttgttttttttgttttgttttaagtttcggttttaagattttaacctcttctttcttgtttatttattttaagaattcaTTAATTAACTATAGAACTTTGGCAAGGTACAAGTGGTTTAGcggtaaatataattatttagaggCTGGATACTTTTAGTTATCTTTGATGATGCTCGTAATATCATTCGACATTTTGGGGATTAATATCTGCAAGTCTGGCGAAAGAAACGGATACTTTTAGCTATAGATTGATCGAAACCTCTCGAAATCATGAGACAGGTGTGTGGCATCGCTGCTTTGTTGTGGGCCGTGTCATTCATTTTGAAGATAGAATGTCTCTGTCCTTCTAATGTGTTTCCCCGATAGAATGTAAATAATCATACCCCGTAACAAAAGAGACAAGGGAggcacaaattaaaaaattgttcaattgtttttttataataaaaaagtgtttatttgatgaaaatattAGTTTAGAACGAGAACAGTGTATTTTatagtttctatatttttactcaAAAGTGATCAACATCTCCACACTTTTATatcaatgaatttaattttaaatttaaaaaaaaaacatgttgatttagtcttttatcctgaaaaatttatcatattttttaaaaagttagatAAGAttaatatcacatttttttaattaaaaaattgttagtaCAAGTAATTTGATACTTAAATctcttaaataagatttaagTTCAATTTCCAACTTCAACATAGAATCACAATCATAGACATCATTTTACTTCAAAATGGGATAGGAATTAGTTAGGTGACAAAAGAAACTCCGAATATCTCTTAgttgaaaaaaaacatttcatcttttaaaaactAGATCAAACTTGTTGTTTCCACCACAAATTGGTTTGCTTTAAGggataattatgatttttgatCTGTGGacttttttggatttttaattttagtctttaaacaaaaaattagctAGTTGTAATTGTTAAAGTTATCATCCGTTAACATTTTTGGTCCCTTCCATTAAGTGTTGTCATTAACAGATGATGTGACGATAGCTGTGAGTGTCATGTGGTACTTATTTGTGGCAATTTATTTTGTTACGATTTTGGCTGTCAGAAAATGCTTACTGAGTTGCTTTGAAAGGTATTAAACATTTTTCTACGGTTTAAAACCTCTAGAAATTGCTACTCATGCATACATCATCAACAAATTTTGTATAAAGACGATTCTCCCACAaagtttcatctttttttttaataacacaaATTCATATAGACTTAATTCACTCAATCACCTATGAGTAAAGATTGCGTCTGAGAAGAATTTACCACACATTTATAGCTTtatcatcatatatatttttcaaaatttgaggTGAACATACCATCAATTCATCATCACACTAACTTAATGGTAAACACCATCATCTATACTTTTCCAAATTACACCATCATCTATACTTTTCCAAATTACAACATCAGGCTTTCCATCCAAATGGAAAGTCATAATAGAGTTATTGTTTGGGCATGAAAAATGGTTCTCAATCTTGTAAGGAAAAACTTAAGTTTAATCCCGACATACACTTTTAAATCTGGATTGATGATTAATCTTATAATTAGTCAAAAAGATTCTAATTAAGgtggtataaaaaaatgatcaacTAATGTGATGAAACTGAAGAAACAATTTGAgctaattgatattaaaaaaaaaaactctgtaAAGTTAAAGGAATaatttgaaaccaaaaataaaaacaattgtaTTTTAACCTAatagtatttaaattaaaaataataatatactccGAGAAGAAGGGAATATATAAGAAGAGCGGCGGAGCTAAAGAAGAGAGTGGGCATAGTAGACgagaaaggagaagaagagaatcataagaaagcaagaaagaaaatgggAGTGGAGAAGCAGTTGTTGAGGCCTGGCACCGGTCCCAAGCCAATTCCCGGTCAGAACGTCACCGTTCACTGCACTGGTTTCGGTCAGTCAttctctttttccctttttctttctaaacCCTAAATCTCTCTCTGAGCGTTCATGAGATCTACCTGTTGTTTGATGTGCTTACTATACTATTGGTCGATTTTGTGAGCAGGGAAGAACGGTGACCTTTCTCAGAAATTCTGGAGGTTACCTACCAATACCATTTCTCTTCCTTTCCTTCCATTCattcattattaattaactcTCCTTATCTTACGCTTACAGCACCAAGGATCCTGGCCAGGACCCTTTCACTTTCAAAATCGGCCAAGGTTCTGTTATCAAAggtatctatctatctatctatctataccAATCCACTAATAATACTTTTGATTTTGTAAACTCACATTTTTAGACACctattaaatatcttttttccaCTTTGATTTATTTTCCAACTATCTGTGTCTGTCTGTAGGATGGGATGAAGGTGTGCTTGGCATGCAAATTGGTGAAGTTGCTCGTCTCCGGGTACTATTATCAATTCTTTGCTCTTACTTCTTCTTGTTCCCActtgaaaaatattacatacaATATGTGAATTGTTGACATTATCTCCTATAAATCTTACTTTTCTCTCATTACGAAACTTTTACtactctttgatttttatgttactTATTCCCACTTTAATTATTGTGATTGTCATACGATCAATCGTGTTTTTCCCTTGGTACAAAAACTTGTCGCTATGCTATATAAGAAGATGGCTAAAATATCCAAGAGTCTTAGAATCTTTGTTATGACTCAGATTGTCACTTGTTGGAATATCCCTGATGACTATTTTCTCCGCAACATATATATGCTGCTTTCATCtgcataattcaattttttttcctaacatTACTTCCAACTGAGTGTTCTTTTTAAGTGGAGGGTTATTAAATTGAATAGACCCTGTCGTTCACATGTTGATAATCTTGCAGTGCTCTCCGGATTATGCTTATGGTGCTGGTGGCTTTCCTTCTTGGGGGATACAGCCCAACTCTGTCTTGGAATTTGAAATCGAAGTCTTGAGTGCACAATGAAAACCTTGGTAGTCTGTCTCTGTCCTAAGAATAAAATCATCATCCATTTCCATGGACTTGTATTATGGTATCCCCACTTTGTGACTCGTGAGTGATATCTACAGTGGTTGAGTTGTTCAACTGAAATACTAAATAACTTTTGGAATGATCTCAAACTctctaaatattatatttggtaGCCTTTACTTTCTTCCTCATTTCTTTGCAAATTAATATCATCTTAGCAATACATCACCTTAGTTTCTTCTTCCTAGTGAAGGGCTGTAgatgtttttgttttatcataAAGAATCTAGTCCTTGACCATTCACCCCAAGTCTATAATGTGACCTCACATTTCTTATATATTGATACCAGACTTTGCTACTGCTAATAATAATAGCGTTATTGCTACAATGCTACCACGATTTACTTCTGTTGATAGAGATGTTGCTACGAGCCAACCTTTGTGctagttgcaacttgcaaggtAATAGCGCACTATTTCCTTGCTGCTTGTGTCATTTTCTATGTCATCTCTGAGCCCACGGACGACAGCCTCGAACCTGGGTCTGTGCTTTTCTCTTCGGAGGATACTTCTTACTTGAGTTATTCCCCTCGTCTGCTTCAAACAAAGCTTCAATTTCTCAGCCCATGTTTTAGGATGGACTAGCAATGTTTCTCAACTTGAAAATATGTAGCTTGTAATGGACCATCCCAAATGAATCGGACTGACTCGAATTGTAAGCTCTGCATATGGTAAACGCTTGTGTTAATCCTAAGGACCAAACCTTGAATGAATTCATTAACAATATTTGTTTTActttaacattgattttaaagGCAATTGTTATTTGAACCTCGTttttactagtattttttttgctGTATTCCTTTTCACTAGTATACCCTAACATTACTTTTTcccttccttttattttttctaatataccctcattttttttcttcctcctaTATAGTTAGTTCTCTTTACCCATTTTTCTTCTAGAAATAATACATCCCCCTCTCTGCCTATTATTGCCCTACAGCCACTTAGGCTCTAGGGGAACGTTACACAAATTCAACTTCACTTGGATACTGACAGTATGTTTAGGTTGACGGTGGGCAATTCATTCAAtgtctaaaattgattttgaatatatttttttatgtttagttttacGTTAGAGAATAATTTAGAATTGATTCTAGATTGAAGCAAATTTTGAGTAGTTTATGTGTtggatttaaaatattatattgatgttataataaaattgcattatttcaaaatcaattttattcaaaaaaattttatCAATGTTCATTTAAACACACTCATTAAGTTTTGAAACGCAATTCTAGCCAAAATGGCATCAATTTCTCACCATCACAAtttcacaaattaaaattattaatttattgcatTAATCCCTTTTTATCCGAATTGAATTTCTTAATTATGTTGTTGGTTTCACTGAACTAAGGAAAACTTGAACCTACAATCTTCTGTTGTCCACACCAAAGCGACAATCACCGTGACACAAACACATGAAGAAAACGCTACCATGCACCACCGCCCATGAGGTTCATCGCCTCTCCACCTAAAATTCCTAGACCCTTCGGACAAGGATATTTTTGCAGCTCTCTAGAATGATCGAAGACTTAAACAACGTCTCCTAATACAAATAAAGGTAGTGTCTTGAGAAAGGGGTGTTTATGTTGAAAAACCAAAGGTTTCTCTAGAATGCCCGAAGATTCTAAACAACGTCTCCTAATTCAAATTAAGGTAATGTCTAGAGAAGGGGGTGTTTATGCTAGGAAAAAATAACAAGTAAAGGTTGTATTGGAGAAAGAATAAGACTCTAAGCAACGTCTCCTAATCCAAATAGAGGTAGCGTTTAGTGAAGGGAGTGTTTATCTTGAAGAAAAACAGGAAAAGGTTATGTTAGAGCAAGAAAAAGACAAGGGCAATTTAgggaaaataattaaagaagaaaaGTGAACTATACTAGTAAATAAGAAGGTGCAAATAATAACTTCCTTTTCAAAATGTAATTATTTCATATAATGTCCTTAAATGGGCCTATATTAAAGTAACAATAATTCCAAGCAGTTTTGCCCACTAGAAAATGGGCAGTTGCTTCGTGCACCCTACAAATTGCTTCCTACACGTATAAATTACATTTTGAACTGATGACATCTTTTACATTTTGAAAGACTAATCctaaatgtaaaattacattatgGATTAGCTTTTCCAGAATGTAAAAAAGGTCATGAAAGAACTGCCTAGTGAATCTGGCTATTAGGCTGTGCCAATGTCAGTCCCATGcaatgttgttaatggcggatggcggttcatggcggaaagtcaaaaatccgccataaaaataTGGCGGATGGCGTAGCGGAAAATGGCGGATGTCATGGcggacacaaaaaaaaaaaaaaacatatatataaactcattgaaattgaaaaaaaacaaaggattgcattcaaataaactaaaaaagtttcatgagttcatacaataatcaagtaccaacaccaaataaactcattaaagagttcaaaataagaaaatgataaaaacataatgCAAAGTGCAAAGTGAAGGTTGAGGCTCTAATCATCTTCTCCAATCCCAACATAATCATCTTCGTTGTTATCATATGGTAATGGAgcatctccctctccctcttccCCATCAGACGCCTCAAAATTGAccatgatttcttcttcttcagattcAACATCAATATTCTCCTCAACATCTAGATCCTCATCATTTTCTTGGACTGCTTTTTGCTTCCTTGATGAAGATCCAACAACCATtgcctattttttagaagttTGGGCAGCAGCAACActtgttttttgctttttccGCCTAGTATACATCCTACACTCTCCAACCCCCGAAGCCTGATACACAGTTGCCCAATTTAgagcatcatcatcttcaaataccaaatcatttccagcatcattatcatcatcttgaTCCATCTCTCCCACGAGCCATTCATTGCATACATCAATATCATTAAGAGaaattggatcaatttcatctctTGCATTATATCTTTGCTTCAATTGTTGGTTGTATTTGACAAACACCAAATCATGCAACCTCTTGTGCTCAagcctatttctttttttggaatgaatctacaacataacaaataaatgttgatttCAATCTCAAATATACTCCAAATATAACTtgatcatcaaaattaaataaaattaaaaagtatagttAGAGTTTTATCACAATTACTTGCTCAAACACACTCTAATTTCTTTCACATCTTGAAGCACTGCAAGTCAAACTCAAAATCTTAATAGTCAGCTTCTGCAAATTTGGAGTTTGTGACCCAAACATTCGCCACCAATATGCTGCAATACCAATTACCAACCAAGAGCATAACTTAGAATTCTGAATTCTAAcactaatacataaaaaaaatagtatgataAAAGTTTCTTACTAGGAGAATGAGTTTTCCTTTGAGCCATTGCAAAGTCGGAACCAAAGTGGTCAGCACCAATCTTGTAAAGATGCAACTCGGTTAGAATTTTCTGTTGCACATCAAATTGTGGAATCAACTTCTTAATGCACTCAAACAAACCATTGGTGACCTCAAAATCAAACTCTAAGTCAGTGTTGTCATAAAAGAACTCTGGATTTAAGAAGTGGGCAGCTGCATGCAATGGCCTATGAAGCTGACAATTCCATCTTTTATCAATGATTTCAAACACATCTTTGTACTTGCTTTCATTGTTGTTGAAAGACTTCataattgtttcttttgccTTGTCCATTGCTTCATAAATATAGCCCATGGCTGGTTTCCTTTCACCATCCACAAGACGAAGCACTTTCACAAGTGGAGCCATGACTTTAAGAGTGTAAACCACACTATTCCAAAAAGAAGGCATGAGCACTACCTTTGCAGCTTCTTTTCCCTTAGGCTCCTTAGatagcttgttcaaggtccattcATCAGAAGTAAACATTTTTCTAATATTGGCTTTCTCTTTGTGAAGCCTTTCCAAGGTTAGATAAGAAGTGGCAAATCTAGTAATAGCATGTCTCACCAATTCCCTCTTGTTTGTAAAATTTCTCAACAAACTTAAGGTACTAGAATGGGCATAGATCTTCTAATGGTCTTCCTTATCAAGGGAAGCTTCCCAATATCTTCAAGCATCAAATCAATACAATGAGCTGCACAAGGAGTCCAATAAATATGTTTCCTTTTCTCCTCCAACAACTTACCCGCTAAAACATAGTTGCTCCCATTATCGGTTACAACTTGAACAACATTCTCTTCTCCAACTTCCTCCACAATGGCATCAAGCAACTCAAAAAGCTTTTCACCTGTCTTCACAAAATCAGAGCCATCAACAGACTTCAAAAACATGGTACCAGCTTGAGAgttaatcaaaaaattaatgatgcatCTTTGTTTCCGATCAGTCCATGCATCGGACATAATAGTACAACCATACTTGACCCATTGCTCCCTATGGCCTTTCATCAAATTTTCAGTATATTCAACTTCCTTCTTCAAGAGTGGAACTCTGATGTCATGATAGCTAGGAATGGGCAAATGTGGCCCATATTGACCAATGGCTGCAACCATGTTCTCAAAGCTTTTCAATTTAATGAGGTTGAATGACAAACCTGCTTGGTACCAAAAGCGAGCAATATGTTGATGCACCTTCAATACTTCATTCTTATCCATTGACTCTCTTATGTTCATTTGCCTCAGCATCTCCATTTTTCTCCGATTGATTGCATTTTCTGGATTCTTACAGAATTTGTCCATTGGTCCTTTTTTAGTCCCACATTTTGTCTTTGCACTTGCAGCAGCATTACAAGAGTCCGCAAACTCATCTTCTTCACTTCCATCACATCCAATCGGTTCACCAAATTCAAAATCTCTTATATTTGCCATATTACCACTGCCAGAAGTACTGTAAGTGGTCCCACTTTTTTTTGTAGCCATATATTCCTTCAACTCTTCGATTACATTTGGGGGAGTTTTCTTGCAAGCTGCAACGTTGCCCGACTTCCCAATCAGGTGTTGTTTGGCTCGGGTTATTCCTCCCTTAGTGATTTTTCcacaaaaattacaaacaatggTGTTTGTATCTCCTTCCACTAGTGAATGGCAATATTTCCAGCCTGGGTCTGCCTTATTTTTCCTCGTTGCACTTGCAGTAGCAGCAGCGGATGATGGTTCAGCCATTTAAAAGAGGtctgaacagaaaaaaaaaattgtggtgtcAAATACGAAAAAAAAAGGGACTGTTAACAGTAAAAAGGGGTGTCAAatagcaaaaggaaaaaaaaagctgtAGACAGTAAAACGGGGGGTGTCAAatagcaaaaggaaaaaaaagttgtagACAGAAAAATGGGGGGTGTCAACAGCAAAaagcccaaaaaaaaaaaaaagaaacagatcAGCTGACCCGCGTCTTCttccttcctcttcttcgtcGTCTTCTTTCGCGAGACAGAGAAATGGGGGGTGTCGCGCGTTGCCGGGGCTCGTCGTCGGAGGTCGTCGGCGCCGTTCGTGCGTTGCGGGCCTCGTCGCGGCGGCGGCTGGGTGCGGCGGGGAGGGGGTGGTGTCGCGGCGGCGGCTGGGAGCGGCGGGGTTCGGGAGGGACGCAGGCAGGTTCGGGAGGGAATGGAAGCTGTTGGAGGGACGGTTAGGTGTTCTGAACGCAAGCTGTGGaaggtttttaatttaatgactaACCGGGTAGGGTTGGGTCGGGTCGGCCCAACTCCTACCGCGGACAAAAGCCGAAGATTTCCGCCATTTCCGCCATCCCGCCATGGCGCCGCCATCCCAAACCCGCCACGCCACCGCTATTCGGTGGCGTTTTTTCGCAAACCCGCCATGGAAAACCGCCATGGCCGCCATTTAACAACACTGGTCCCATGATATTGCAGTAGTGGCATTTGTTTCTTACACACTAATTATTGAATCCAGCAACTCCCATTGTATTCTAGAAAATCCATTCCGAAATGCAATAGGAGGTGCAAAATTCGACTAAGGAAGTGCAGAATTCAAATGCCTGTAGTAGCAGCAATAACAGGCCCATGAATCAAATACCCCAAGTATGCAATTGCTTCTTAATAAGCATACTGACTCTCCTGTGGAGCTCGAGGAAAAAGAGGCCAATGTTACTTGGGTAGAAAAACTCTTGAATCTGCATGTTGAACTTTAATTCTTGTGCTTAGACTCAAAACATCATATAAATTCGAGTTGTATAATACTAAagcaagaaataaataaaaaatccatcaggatttttttaattttttttttacaaataaacaaTGTAAAAACAGTGAAGAGAATTTTAGGTGTAAGTATCATCACCTAAACCAATTTTAAGTGTAAGAATGCCTTGTGATGCGCTATTTTTGTGGTAGTGGCAGAAAGAAGGTTAAACAAGCAGACACTTGGTCCTTGACCAATTATGACACTAATCTTTAAGAGTGATATCGGGTAAAGTTCTCAAAATGGTGACTCCAATATTGAAACCTTGACATTATATATAAAGTTTACTAGAAATCACAATTTACTTTCAACGTGGTTAACTATTTGATAAAACTTGCATACATATACACATTCAGAAATacaagaaaaattcaaaatacaacagttaaaaaaatgagataaaagttTACATGTTTTGAATGAAGAAGTGAGTTATTTCTAGTTTTGGAACCACAGATTAGACTATTAACTACTATAATATTCGAATGAgggaaaatatttcaaattgtcAACGCTGCATTCCCATCACTAGACCTTCCAAATTTTAACGGTGAAAAGATGTTATATCTATCAATGCACTGATGATTAAACTATCATGAATGCTTTTCAACAGTCTAATTTTACATTGTAAATCATTTCCAATATTCCAACCACTAATACTGCTAAAGTTGCGTTCAAGCAGTGCATTCCACAATTCCAGAACAAATATCTTGTAACCGCGTTTTAGTTTTTTCAGTTAATAATTTGACATTTTGCTTACAAAATCTATTTACTCGGGCAACTACTATTAGTGCCTCTTACAAAGCTCACTGAAATAACATTTGCAGGGGAAAATGTTGCGGAGCCTaaaggttaaatttttttttcctttgcctttaaaaagagataaaatcacAAAGCAATCAATTTCatgtatattttctttaatgatAAAGTTTAAATGAATCCCTTAATTCTAGCTAGCATCCAGTCTCTGAAATCCAACCGCACTTTGGTGTAGCTGTAACCGAAAGGGAGGACCTCATGATAGATTTTTGGTATTTGGTGCTTGTGCCTTCCACTCCAAGCAAAATGGTATAGCACCATGCATATAATTTACAATATTATACATGAATTATTGGATGGTAATGcccccttttttttaataaatttcgagtattttcttctccttcttttgGCTTTTCATCAAATGCACGGGTgtaatatattagattggatGATTGTAGTTAGTGGGCTAAAAATGCATGTTGCACTTGATGGATCTACCATTTGCATAACTCTCTTGTTTTTATGGTCATGCTATTGTATCATTCATTCCATGTACCTCGTGCCAATGTGCTCACTTTTGTGGGGGCAATTGGGCCCTCGGGTTTGGTTTCATTTCAATGACTAGCTAACAACAAATTACGATGTTAATGAGTGTATTACATTATTCATGAGTGAATGACACATGTTTATGTCTCGGCTCTACTGAACTGTGACTTTCGTTTCGACAATATGCTATTGTCATCAATCATcataattgttttaattataacCATTCAACCATATGACAAGTATGCTAATGCTTTCAATAATCGCCAGTTAATTAGGGTCACCTGCCATCAATTCATTTCTTAAGCAACTTTCACATTTTGCTTATTAGATTGGGAAGGACCGAGGACTTTGGTCGAAGTTATATGTCACCAAAAGaaaattatggttaaattttcaATCATTACTTATCAACTAGTAAGATCGtatattttagaaatttcaCTTCGTTGGAAAGGataatttaaagttttaaggaacaatttaaaaagtaatatataagacgaataattgataaaaagcaaacattatttaaaaaaaaacttaaatatgttttatatctTACAAATAtagtgatttttgtttttaccatataattttttattccaatttATAAACAACTTGATATTGGGATTAGaaataaaagtgataaa of the Glycine max cultivar Williams 82 chromosome 13, Glycine_max_v4.0, whole genome shotgun sequence genome contains:
- the LOC100305505 gene encoding Peptidyl-prolyl cis-trans isomerase FKBP12-like (The RefSeq protein has 1 substitution compared to this genomic sequence), giving the protein MGVEKQLLRPGTGPKPIPGQNVTVHCAGFGKNGDLSQKFWSTKDPGQDPFTFKIGQGSVIKGWDEGVLGMQIGEVARLRCSPDYAYGAGGFPSWGIQPNSVLEFEIEVLSAQ